ATGCCGTGATATAACAGCAACGAGACTTTTTGAGCGTTGGTTAAGTTCTTGTATTTGGGGATGAAGCCGTTGATGACGGTGTCCGTGGGACAGAACACCGTTAACCCTCCGTCAAGATTTTCCTCGAATGTCGACTTAGCTCCCGACGCTATCAACAAGTCGGAAAAGGCTTTGCAGCCTTGCTTAGACATGATCGCCGTTAAATTCAACGTCGGCGCCGCAGTCGGTGCTTCAGCTTCAGCAGAATTCAGAGCCtgcatatatttaaatttaatcatGAATTAGTATTAAAAGTCTCctgaattatgaggttttaagtTTGAATTCCAATGAGAAAAAACCAAAACTAAGCGTAACCTGACTGATTTGCAGAATAGAAATGTTATATGGAATCTCTTCCACAGACTTCACATAAACAGCATCAAGCTTCCCGTTGTTGTCTTCTGAGCCAAACGCGACCTTTCCAGCTTTAAGATCAGTAATATTGACGTAACCTGAAGCGCCAGCAGCTACACCAGTAGCTTGGAACATGGTGGCAGTCAAGGTAGTACCATTAGTAATCTGGTGGAGTTTCTTGGCACCGAAGTAGTCAACAAGAACATGTAAAGACAAAACATTCCTGAGAGTGTAGACGGATAGGTTTTTGGCCAATAAAGATGACATGGCAGCATTGTCGAGAGCGAGGACAGTGATGGTCTGGCGGCGGTTGATTTCCGCGGCGAGGTGAGTGACTGTGAGGTAGTGGCTGAAGGTGGAGAATGCAGGGTGCTTGGCTAGTATGCGAGTGATGTTGTGGGCATAACAGGTGGTGGAGGCAAGGAAGaggagagagagaatgagagcgAAGGTGGTGGTTAGCCGCGGCGTTTGAGGTGCCATTGTGGCGGTGAAGGGAGGAGGGAGTAGGGAGCAGAGAGTGGAGCGATGAGAAGGGGCAATGAAGAAGTGAAGTGGGTTGTTTTTAAGCAGAACGTAGTGGAATTTTGGAGCATGCCAGATTGGCACTAGGTGGAGGGTGTAGATAGGAGCCGGCAGATGGGTGGGTCCCATGAAggcaacttttttttttaaaaaatttcctTCTCATTTCAGCAGCCACCATATACCCGTTGCACTTCGCTATTCACTCTCACCGCTTTACCGCTTTCCTTGTGCCTGGATCCGGTCGCGGGTCAGTTCAACAGTTCTGATTTGTGAATTAGTCTGGAACTGCACAGTAAGAGGCCGTCTACTCCCTGTTGAACAGAATCAAAATCGGCCAGATTTACAATTTTTCCTTTAAATATGTTTAGAATTGGACTACACTGTGAACTGATTGAAATTATATCAAATCGTTTCAAATTGAAATCATTTGAACTGttttgaattaaaataattttgaattgaaatcgGTATGAACCATGAGGCCAACCAAACCGATAATTATGGTCTGGAACTAAATTGAAACTAACCCATGGCTAGGTCTAATTGTGCTTGTATTAGTACAATTTTTACATTGAAAATATAACCGTGAGTTTTAACTATATTCTATTGAAATTGACTCTAaaactataaaattttaaatttaattctgATTAAaactaattatattaaaaaaattcacTGACATTTGTGATGCTATCATGAATTTTTAGATAACCCTTCTAATATCCTGTTAACTACGCACAAAAAAACAgttaggttagtgacctaacggCAGTCACTTCAACGTTAAATTTGAAATTgagataaataaatttttttttaacgaaAACGAAGATGGTGTTAGTTGGTGTAAAAAAT
This sequence is a window from Hevea brasiliensis isolate MT/VB/25A 57/8 chromosome 10, ASM3005281v1, whole genome shotgun sequence. Protein-coding genes within it:
- the LOC110664637 gene encoding fasciclin-like arabinogalactan protein 2 gives rise to the protein MAPQTPRLTTTFALILSLLFLASTTCYAHNITRILAKHPAFSTFSHYLTVTHLAAEINRRQTITVLALDNAAMSSLLAKNLSVYTLRNVLSLHVLVDYFGAKKLHQITNGTTLTATMFQATGVAAGASGYVNITDLKAGKVAFGSEDNNGKLDAVYVKSVEEIPYNISILQISQALNSAEAEAPTAAPTLNLTAIMSKQGCKAFSDLLIASGAKSTFEENLDGGLTVFCPTDTVINGFIPKYKNLTNAQKVSLLLYHGIPVYQSLQMLKSNNGITNTLATDGANKYDFTVQSDGEDVTLETKVITAKITGTVKDEEPLIIYKIDKVLLPKELFKPAPAAAPKAAKAAATADGPKADAPTDDSEDQTAADDENGSISKMEGGRFIMVLLSMCLEVILF